The DNA region GTAATCGATTTCCTCCTGAGTTTTTGCTAATTGCTTCTGAATAATCGATAAGCTGTCCCGTTTCTTCGCGTATTTTCGAAAGTATTGTTGGGCGTTTTCGGCCGGGGTCAACTGTGGATCTAGCACGATCCGGACCGGTTTCTCGGTCGGATCGTAAAAGTTAGGTAATTCCACTTCTGTGTCTCCCAGTTTTAACTGCCATAAATAAGTGGTGAGCAACTCCCCCGCGATCCGCCAGTTTTCCGCGTCCTGGACTTCAACTAAACTTTCTTCCTGGAGAGCTCGTTTTTTATAACACCGGCTGAGTTCGTTGTCAACTAATTTTATTAAGCGCTGATACCGCTCCTGCCACTGACGCTGACATTGCTTCTCTGCGTAATATGTCTCGAGCAAATGGTTGATGGTTGGATAGCAGGTAAAATCACCGCTACCCAGGTGAGTGAGTTCAACGGCGGAAAAGGCCGTCTTCCCGCTCTTAACCACAATGGTCGGGCAATAATTTTCTGTAGCAATAGTTTCCTGCAACCACCTCACTGCCCGCCATAAACAGTGCAGCTCGTACTCGCCACAGTGATGTAACTGGAGATCGAACGGCAGACCAGCGCGAAAAACCAGTTCTCGAGCTAGGAGTTGGCTGACCCCGATTAAGGTTTGAAAAAGAATATCGGGTAAGGTTTTATCCCAGGCTGATGACCAGATAATGTCCCGTAATTCCTCTTCTTGGATGATCAGCGGGTTGAGTTTTCCCTGGTTGGGCGGGGCCAGGTAGGTTCGCCCGGGTAAAACCTCCCGGTAGCGGCTGACTGCGTGAGTGTACCGTTTGATGCCGTCTAAGATTGTCTGATCTTCTGCCTGAACCAGGATAATGTTGCTGTGTTTCCCCATGATCTCACAGATTAAGATCTTTTCCGAAAGTTGTCCCAACTCGTTTGGTGATTCAATATACAGGTGAAGGATTCTTTCGAAATTCGGCTGTTCAATTCGGATTATGCGGCCGCCCTCTAGGTGTTTGCGCAGGACCATGCAGAACATGGGGGGAGTAAGAGGATTGGCTTTCGTTTCGGTGGTCAGATGAACTCGGGCATCTTGGGCCTGGGCAGACAGAATAAGCTTGTAATTTTGGCCGGGTTGACGGATATGTAACATGATTTCTTCCTTCTCTGGCTGATATACCCGGTCAATTTTCCCCTGAATGATTATTTTGCTTAATTCGGCGCGTACCGCGGCCAGTACCAAACCGTCGAAGGCCATCGCCATTAGCCTCCCTTTTTTGCATACTGATTCCCTTGCAGTATAGCATTGGGGACGGAATAGTGTCAATTTTCATATCATAGGGCAGACAGATTGGAAACAGAAACGCCGGCAAAGAAAAACTGAGTATGGCGAGAGGAGAGATTAGTACGGTATATCAACGGGTATCATTAAATCCACTACCAAAATCGTGTTCAGCGGCTGATAAAATTCCGCCAGATTTGCTGGTGACTGTGCAAGATTACTATCAAGCTTGGCACCAGGCAACCCAAATTGAGGACCAAGGGGGGTTATGGCGTTACTATTACTATAATACGGAAGAGGATGACAAGTCGGGCTGGGAGTACTGCAGCCGCCAAATCAAGAGATGGAGAAGTTTAAATCGTGCGCGTTTGCTCAACATTCTCGATCACCGAACCCAGGTCGAGCTTGACTTGATTGATGGCGATGGAGAAGCAATCTATAACCTGGCAGTAATCAGAACGACTCTGACCCGCTACCGTCAGTTGGGGCAAGTCAAGGCCCAAGCGATCCGACAGCGGGAGAAATTGACGTGGGCGAAACGGGGTGGACAATGGGTGATCACAGCTAGCCAGCAGGAGGTAGATGGTTATCCTTGGCCGCCCGAACCCCTTCAGTCGTCAATGCAACTGCAACTGCTGGCGAGGCGTAGGTGGCCTGAAATATCGACGGTGGCTAGTGGACAATACAACCGGCAGCGAGCAGTAAGCTACGCTGCGCGCTGGTGGAATGATTTTAACCCCCAGTACAAACGATTTGCTGTCGATTGTACTAACTTCGTATCGCAGACACTACGGGCAGGGGGTGCGCCCATGACCTATGTGGGGCAGCCTCGGGGTTGGTGGTACCTTGGTAGTGGTGGGGAGAGTGACCGCTGGAGCTTGAGTTGGGCAGTGGCGCACAGCCTGCGGTGGTATTTGCCGACCAGCCAGACTGGTTTACACGCCAGCGAGGTGGAAAGTGCCGACCAACTGCAGTTGGGGGACGTGATCAGTTATGACTTTGACGGGGATGGCAAGTGGCAGCACTCAACGGTGGTAGTAGATTTTGATGCCTATGGTCAACCCCTGGTGGCCGCCCATACGGTAGCTGCGTTCAGACGGTATTGGACATATCAGGATTCTCCAGCCTGGTCGGAAAACATTCAGTACAAATTCTGGCATTTACCTGAACGATTCTAACGTATTTTGACACGGTGCGTGAAACTTGCGACCGAATATAGCTGGTGTATAGAGGGAATTTGATAAAGTAGAAAGAATATGTAATAATACGCTGGTTAATTTTGGCCAAAGGGAGTGACGTGCGGTGAAACGGAAGACTGTAGGAGGCGTTCTCATACCCATGCTCCTGATTGGAATAGGGCTGTTTTTTTGGTGCAGTCGTCCGGGAGTTTTTCAGCTTAATGCAGAAGGGGCTACCTTTCTTCCGTTAAAAACCGCAAGTTTTGAGCACCCCTCAGCCGATCCGCAGATGGTCAAGGGTTACCTGGTTGCAATTAATACAGAGGACAGAACTCTGGATATTATTGGTCACGAACCAGCTGAGGCGAAATTCAGAGTCAAAATCCAACCGGCAACTCGACTGATTTATCTGCATAGAACTGGTGGTTGGCTGGTGAAGTTTGAGGACCTTCGTCCTGATTTCTACGTTGAGGCGAGTATTGACAGTACCGGCACGGCCAGGGAAATCGTTTTGCGTGCGCCGCAGAAACAGCCGGTGTTCCTGGGGGAAGTGATCTGCCAACCCAGTTTTCCCCTGGCAGGGTTGAAGGTTTCGCCTGACGGTAAGCGGATTGCCCTGCTCGGAGAAGGGTACGACCATGGTCTTTCATACCTCAATGAAGAGGGAAAGACCGTTATCATCGGTCAGACGTTGAGTCGGAGTTTGTCCTGGTCGCCTGACGGTCAACACCTGGCTTTTGTTAAACAGGAAGAGGTTCGAGGAAAAGATGAGAAACTTTGTGTGTTCTCATTCGCTAATGGCCTGGTGCGGGTGATTAAAACGACCAGGTCGACTCCCCAACAGGTCAACGGATTTAGTTACGTAGCCTGGTCGCCGGACGGTCGAACAATCGCTTATGGGGACTGGACGGGGCTGCCTTATTCGGAGGGTTACACTCAACAAATTGCCTTGATCTCGCCCGATGGAGGGACGGAAAAACCGGTGGCCACTGATTTTGTCGATACATCGATGCTAAATTGGTCGCCCGATGGATGCTACCTGTTGATTAATGAAGTGCTCAGCCCGGAGATGACTGATGCGTTGATTAAGCAGATTGAAGTTGCGACCCGAGAGGTGACGGATTTGACTTCCCTGGCTAAACCAGGTGATTTGTTTCCAAGCTATTCTCCTGATGGAGCCCTGATCGCCTTTCTTAGGAAAGATGGGGTTGCTGATACCATATGGCTGATGGATCGCCGTGGACAATGCCGCCGTCAGGTTGCCCGTGAGGCTGGTCGAATCTATGGCCTTTGCTGGGTCGATGCCAGCCACATTGTCTACTGTAACCAGGATTCACGCGAATTGATTGGAGTGAATTTACTCACTGGCCAGAAGCGATGGTTGACCAGTGGTCTGGAGCCGAACGTGGTTGGGCGCACGCTGTACTATCTGGATCGACCGGCCAATGATGGGGAGCAGCACATTTATAAGTTGAAGCTGGAGGACTTCTAAAAGCAATTTAAAAACTCTCCAACTCGGTTTGTTCGCTATGCCATAGTGGACAAAAATTACCCTATTCCTGGGTTCAAAGGAATAGGGTTTCTTTTTGCGTATATGCTGCCATTCCAGTTATTTTTTATCATCAATGTGAATATGAATATGAGGAAGCCGATACCAAATACGGCTGATAATTGTTCAGGGCTTAAAAGGAGGTCTTATATGATGAATCCCTCGGGACAATGGCACTCGCTCGACCTAATCGAAGCCACAACAAAATTGGGGACGGATCTGCGCAAGGGATTAAGTAGTAAAGAGGCAACTCGACGCCTTGAGCAGTATGGTCCAAATCAACTGGCTGAGCCAACACGCATATCTCCAATCAAGATGTTTATTTCCCAGTTTAAGGATTTTATGGTTCTTATCTTGCTGACGGCCACGATTATTTCAGGATTGCTCGGTGAGGTGGCGGATGCGATAACCATCTTGGCGATTGTGGTTTTAAATGCCACATTGGGATTTATTCAAGAGTATCGGGCGGAAAAATCTATGGAAGCCCTGAAGAAACTAACTGCTCCTGAAGCCAGGGTGCTCAGAGATGGCCTAGAAAAAAAAATTCCGGCGGCTGATCTGGTGCCTGGTGACCTAGTGAACCTGGAAACCGGCGACCGGATTGCGGCGGACCTGCGTCTAACCAAGGCGGTTAACCTGGAGATCGAGGAATCAACATTAACGGGAGAGTCCATTCCAGTGAAAAAGCGCACTGATAAACTACCAGACCCGGAGAGCGGTTTGGGTGACCGACGGAACATGGCTTACATGGGAACAGTGGTTACTCGCGGACGGGGTCAGGGTTTGGTTGTTAGTACCGGCATGCATACAGAGATGGGACAAATCGCCGCGATTATGCAGACCGTAGGAGAAGAGGATACCCCACTGCAAAAACGCCTGGAACAGCTGGGCAAGATTCTGGTTTTTCTCTGTCTGGGAATCTGTGCTGTGGTTGCTGTTACCGGTATCTGGCGGGGTGAGTCCCCTATGCAAATGTTTCTATCGGGGATCAGCCTGGCGGTGGCGGCTATCCCCGAGGGACTCCCGGCGATCGTCACAATCGCTCTGGCGATTGGGGTGCAGAAAATGATTCGCCGTCAGGCGATCGTACGGAAATTGCCAGCGGTTGAAACTCTAGGCTGTGCAACTGTGATTTGTTCGGATAAAACCGGCACACTGACAAAAAACGAGATGACGGTGCGGCAAATTTTTGTCAACGGCCAGACGATTCAGGTCACCGGGGAAGGTTATGAACCCAGAGGGGAATTTGAATTAAAAGGGAAACCCTTAACCAAAAAAGAACGGGAGGGCTTGGATAAACTGCTCAAGATAGCGGCGATGTGTAACAATGCTCAGCTCAAAAGAGAGAAGTTGAGTGTTAAAGACTGGATAACTGGCAAGAAAGGCAACCGTGAGTGGAGCATTAGCGGGGACCCGACGGAAGGGGCCCTGGTTGTTTTGACCGCGAAAGGAGGAGTCACTCAGAAGGAATTAGAAAAGCAGGAGCCACGACTGACTGAACTTCCTTTTGACTCTGAACGGAAGCGGATGAGTGTGGTTTGTCAGAAGGATAACGGGCAGCGCACTGCCTATGTAAAAGGAGCACCGGATGTCATCCTCGACCTGTGTGATTACATTGAACTCGCTGGCCGAGTGGTTCGGTTGACCAATGAGCATAAGGACTTGGTTCTTCGACACAATGAAGATATGGCCCGGCAGGCCCTTCGCGTGTTGGCTTTCGCTTACCGGGAGTTACCGCCCAACTTTGAAGAGCTTGAAGTGGATACTGTGGAAAAAAATCTGGTTTTTGTTGGTCTGGCCGGGATGCTCGATCCCCCGCGACCGTCGGCCATCCGGGCAGTTGAGTTGTCGCAAGCAGCGGGAATAAAGACAGTGATGATAACTGGGGATCACCAGGTCACCGCCTGTGCCATTGCTCGTGAACTCGGGATCATCCGTGGGAAGGAACAGTCAGTCACCGGGAAGGAACTTGACCGGTGGTCAGATGAGGAACTGGCCAAAAGGGTAGACGACATTGCGGTTTATGCCCGGGTATCTCCCAAACACAAACTGCGGATTGTTCGTGCCCTAAAACAGCGCGGCCACATTACGGCTATGACAGGAGATGGGGTCAATGACGCCCCGGCTGTCAAGGAAGCTGACATCGGCATTGCCATGGGGAGAACGGGTACGGATGTGACGAAGGAAGCCTCGGCGATGGTCCTGGCGGATGACAACTTTGCCACTATTGTAGCGGCAGTTGAAGAGGGGCGAGCCATCTACGATAATATTCGCAAGTTCATCCGCTACCTCCTGGCCTGCAATACGGGAGAGGTCTTAACCATGTTTTTAGGGACTTTAATGGGATTGCCGCTTCCCCTCCTTCCGATCCAGATGCTCTGGGTCAATCTGGTCACCGATGGCTTGCCGGCGATCGCTTTAGGGTTGGAAAATGCGGATCCCGATGTAATGCGCCGACCACCTCGTCATCCGCGCGAAAGTGTTTTTTCTCACGGTCTAGGAGGGAAAATCGCTTCCCGCGGTGCCCAGATCGGCTTGGTGACGCTGCTGGTTTTTTTGATCGGACTCTTCCTGTTACCAGCAAGGGGTGGTGACCAAATCAGTCAAGCCCGAACGATGGCGTTCTGTACCCTGGTCTTTTGTCAGTTGTTTTATGTGTTTGATTGTAAATCGGAGCATTATTCGGTGTTTGAGCTCGGATTTTTCTCTAATCCATATTTAGTACTGGCAGTAGTTTGTTCTGCATTGATGCAACTGACTGTAATATACGTTCCGTGGCTGCAGAATGTTTTCCATACTGTCCCGCTTCACCCGTTACAATGGACGATCTGTTTGGTTGGCGGCGGTTGGCAAACGGTTATGGCAGGGATTTATTACTGGGTTATCCATCCAATAAGACTAAAGTTTGTTTATCTCAGGGTGCACCATTCTCGCTAGGTTGCTCAAGCGGTGGAAAACCTACACTGTTTTTTCTTTTTCTAAAAAAGGATTTTCGTTTTTCTGGTCGAAATACTATGCTTTAAATGACTGAGTCCCTAAATTTGGTTATTCTTGTATAGCCTGCCGGTTGATGGAAACAATATGCAGGAGTGGGGCTTAGTGAAGATGATTATCTCTGATTAGGGGGTTGTCCGGTGCCAAGAAGCATGACGGGTTTTGGACGGGCTGAGGTTTGCGGTGAGGGAAAGATTATTGTGGCCGAGATGAAGGCCGTAAACCACCGCTACAGTGAAGTAGTGGTACGGTTGCCGCGGCAGTATTCCCCACTAGAAGAACGAATCCGTCGGGTCATATTGAATAAAGTTTCCCGTGGGCGGATTGATGTTTATTTGAACATTGAAGATGAAAGTGAAAAAAGCCGTTTGGTAAAGGTTGACAAGGCATTAGCGATAGCTTATTATAATTCTTTGAAGGAATTGGCGCAAATACTGGAAATTCCCCTTCAAGTTGGAGTTGACCAGGTAGCAGGTCTGCCGGAGGTGCTCAAGCTCGAGGAACCCGAAAACGACCTGGAGACAATCTGGTCAGTAGCCGAGCCTGCTGTTTCTCTGGCCGTAGAAGAATTGATTTTGATGCGCCAGCAGGAGGGCAAGAAGCTGGGCGAGGATTTAATACATAGATTAAACAAAATTGCACAATTTATTAAGGAAATTGAGGCGCGAGTGCCGTATGTCGTCCAGTCCTATCGTGAACGTTTACAAATGAGGGTCCAAGAACTGCTGGGTGAGACCACGGTTGATGAGGCGCGCCTGGCCATGGAAGTGGCTGTTTTTGCTGAACGCTGCAATATTACCGAAGAGCTGGTTCGGTTGGACAGTCACTTGCACCAATTCCGAGAAACACTGGGACT from Bacillota bacterium includes:
- a CDS encoding fibronectin/fibrinogen-binding protein, which translates into the protein MAFDGLVLAAVRAELSKIIIQGKIDRVYQPEKEEIMLHIRQPGQNYKLILSAQAQDARVHLTTETKANPLTPPMFCMVLRKHLEGGRIIRIEQPNFERILHLYIESPNELGQLSEKILICEIMGKHSNIILVQAEDQTILDGIKRYTHAVSRYREVLPGRTYLAPPNQGKLNPLIIQEEELRDIIWSSAWDKTLPDILFQTLIGVSQLLARELVFRAGLPFDLQLHHCGEYELHCLWRAVRWLQETIATENYCPTIVVKSGKTAFSAVELTHLGSGDFTCYPTINHLLETYYAEKQCQRQWQERYQRLIKLVDNELSRCYKKRALQEESLVEVQDAENWRIAGELLTTYLWQLKLGDTEVELPNFYDPTEKPVRIVLDPQLTPAENAQQYFRKYAKKRDSLSIIQKQLAKTQEEIDYLESVQTAIEQAQSLAELIEIEQELQEEGYLKIKIAPGKNHPTKTKEMPMEPRVFVSSDGLEILVGRNNKQNDWLTLRLAQKEDWWFHTKNIPGSHVIVRVPAGKEIPSRTLEEAAVLAAYFSRAKNSSAVPVDYTQRKNIRKLKGTPPGRVLYDHQRTIYVTPTEELVSRLRKQ
- a CDS encoding amidase domain-containing protein, which gives rise to MTVQDYYQAWHQATQIEDQGGLWRYYYYNTEEDDKSGWEYCSRQIKRWRSLNRARLLNILDHRTQVELDLIDGDGEAIYNLAVIRTTLTRYRQLGQVKAQAIRQREKLTWAKRGGQWVITASQQEVDGYPWPPEPLQSSMQLQLLARRRWPEISTVASGQYNRQRAVSYAARWWNDFNPQYKRFAVDCTNFVSQTLRAGGAPMTYVGQPRGWWYLGSGGESDRWSLSWAVAHSLRWYLPTSQTGLHASEVESADQLQLGDVISYDFDGDGKWQHSTVVVDFDAYGQPLVAAHTVAAFRRYWTYQDSPAWSENIQYKFWHLPERF
- a CDS encoding calcium-transporting P-type ATPase, PMR1-type, which translates into the protein MNPSGQWHSLDLIEATTKLGTDLRKGLSSKEATRRLEQYGPNQLAEPTRISPIKMFISQFKDFMVLILLTATIISGLLGEVADAITILAIVVLNATLGFIQEYRAEKSMEALKKLTAPEARVLRDGLEKKIPAADLVPGDLVNLETGDRIAADLRLTKAVNLEIEESTLTGESIPVKKRTDKLPDPESGLGDRRNMAYMGTVVTRGRGQGLVVSTGMHTEMGQIAAIMQTVGEEDTPLQKRLEQLGKILVFLCLGICAVVAVTGIWRGESPMQMFLSGISLAVAAIPEGLPAIVTIALAIGVQKMIRRQAIVRKLPAVETLGCATVICSDKTGTLTKNEMTVRQIFVNGQTIQVTGEGYEPRGEFELKGKPLTKKEREGLDKLLKIAAMCNNAQLKREKLSVKDWITGKKGNREWSISGDPTEGALVVLTAKGGVTQKELEKQEPRLTELPFDSERKRMSVVCQKDNGQRTAYVKGAPDVILDLCDYIELAGRVVRLTNEHKDLVLRHNEDMARQALRVLAFAYRELPPNFEELEVDTVEKNLVFVGLAGMLDPPRPSAIRAVELSQAAGIKTVMITGDHQVTACAIARELGIIRGKEQSVTGKELDRWSDEELAKRVDDIAVYARVSPKHKLRIVRALKQRGHITAMTGDGVNDAPAVKEADIGIAMGRTGTDVTKEASAMVLADDNFATIVAAVEEGRAIYDNIRKFIRYLLACNTGEVLTMFLGTLMGLPLPLLPIQMLWVNLVTDGLPAIALGLENADPDVMRRPPRHPRESVFSHGLGGKIASRGAQIGLVTLLVFLIGLFLLPARGGDQISQARTMAFCTLVFCQLFYVFDCKSEHYSVFELGFFSNPYLVLAVVCSALMQLTVIYVPWLQNVFHTVPLHPLQWTICLVGGGWQTVMAGIYYWVIHPIRLKFVYLRVHHSR
- a CDS encoding YicC family protein, coding for MPRSMTGFGRAEVCGEGKIIVAEMKAVNHRYSEVVVRLPRQYSPLEERIRRVILNKVSRGRIDVYLNIEDESEKSRLVKVDKALAIAYYNSLKELAQILEIPLQVGVDQVAGLPEVLKLEEPENDLETIWSVAEPAVSLAVEELILMRQQEGKKLGEDLIHRLNKIAQFIKEIEARVPYVVQSYRERLQMRVQELLGETTVDEARLAMEVAVFAERCNITEELVRLDSHLHQFRETLGLDTPIGRKLEFLVQEMGREINTIGSKANDLPIAHLVVEVKSELEKIREQIQNIE